The genomic interval ttcatgctctgtctctctctgtcccaaaaataaataaaaaatgttgaaaaaaaaaattaaaaaaaaaaaaaaaaaagaagtccaaagTCATTGTGATTCCTGGTGTTttgtatatgttttgttttttcctttttggaaatttGGAATTTGCGgaatcttttctttgtctttatttttctgaagccTCGCCATAATGTGCCTTGGTTTGAGACTATTTTCATGCTTTTTCCTTGGTCTTCCCTGGGCCCTTTCAGTTTGGAAATTTATGCCCTTGAATTCTGGAAATtgtactgacttatttcactgatgATTTCTTCCCcttgattttctctgttctctatttctggAACTCTGATATTTGGCTGTTGGGCTTCCCAAACTGgtctttaattctcttttcttttctttccagtttttctttttgtctttgtgggaaatttatctttctgagaaacgaaaaaaaaaaaaaaacctttatcttCCATCTACCAATTGTTTAATATCTGCCCTTGTGCTTTTAATCTTCAATAgctgcatttttcttctttttttttcagctgtgtTTTTCTTCTAAGGGCATCTATTCTTGTTTCATGGGTATAGTATCATATTTTATGTCTCTAATGCTAATCATGGCCATTTTGTTCCTCCGTGGTGCTTTTTGGGGgtttggttatttgttttgttcattctcttttatgttaGAGGCTTTCTTCAGATATTCTATAACCCTTGATGATCTAAAAAACCAAGTAGAAGCTGTGACCCATGAGTAGGGCTTATCCACTGAGAGCTCCCCTATAGCATTATCCGTTTCATTGAGGAACCCCCAATGTCAGAATATTTAGGTCATTTCTCCTGGGATGGTCATGTTCCCCAAAGAAGGATCTTCTCATGTACTGCCTGGAGGGACAGGCCTGCCTTCTAGCATTTGGGGAACCGGGAGTGGGGAGAAGGCTGGGACTCTTAGCTTTAGTACCAGCCCATGTCCTATGCTGTGCCAGAGGATAAACTTCCAGTCTTTcctgagagagggaggaggaactTATGGCAGGAAAGGAAGTGGGTATCCATCCAACTGTTTGGTAAGCAGACTTCCAACCAATCCTCCTCTTCTTAGCCCCACATTTACTCCTACCCAGTTGCCTAATATCCCAGTTCCTGAGCAGATTTACATCTGCCATGTAAATAGGTGGCTTGTCAGCTTTTCTAGCTGCAGGTTTAGGATTTAGCTTTCTGGATCTGCTATAGGAGTTACCTCTAGTGTATATGCTCTCCAGCTTCCAAAATTCTGCTGCTGCTTTCTCTTCTGTCCTCCTTGTCCttatagtttaaattaaaaaaatgtcatttgagaGAGGAAGTGAAGCTATATGTGTGTTCTAGCCATCATTaccaagaaatctttttttaaattgagctataattcacataacACAATATTCAAGCTTTTAAAATTGTACAACTCAGTGGTTTTCCATATATCCACAAAGtcgtgtaaccatcaccactatctaattctagAATATATTCATCACCCAAAAGGAAACCTCCTACCCATTAGCAATCATTCTctatcctcccctccccacccagcccctggcgaccactgatctactttctctctctatggATTTCTCTCTCTATGGAAATCCAgacatttcacagaaatagatcatacagtatgtagccttttgtgtctggtttatttcatttagcatgatgttttccAAATTCAAACATTTAGTGgcatgaatcagtacttcattgtttctggaaaaaaaaaaaaaaccagttctgTTGATATATTACCTCCtctttatggctaaataatattctattgtatggatatgccacttttattcactcatcagttgatggacatttgggttgttttcactttagGGGTATGAAGAACAATGGTGCTAAGAACATTTGTGTGCGGGTTTTTGTGTGGGggtatgctttcatttctcttgtgccAGATCTAGGAGCAGAGTTACTGGCTCATATGGTAaccctgtttaattttttgaggagttgtcaaattgtttttcaaagtagtggtaccatattttaatttaaaaaaaattttttttaagtttattagagagagagcaagtggggaggggcagagggagagggaaagagagaatctaacaaccatgagatcacgacctgcactgaaaccaagagtcactcttagccagttgagccacccaggtgccccttattttattttattttatttttttaaatttaatttaattttttatttttatttttaattttttaaatgtttatttattttttagagagacagagacaggatgtgagtgggttaggggcagagagagagaaagacacagaatccaaagcaggctccaggctccgagccgtcagcacagagcctgacgcggggctcgaacccacgagccgtgagatcatgacctgagccgatcaggtcaggctcaaccgactgagccacccgggcgccccttattttttaaaaagtaaactctacccccaatgttgggctcaaacttaGGACCTTGAGATCGAGAGTGGCATTCTctgtggctgagccagccaggcgccccagctgtactattttacattcccaccagcaatacgGCAGTTTcactttttccacatctttgtcaacacttgttattgtctgtcttttcgGTTACGGCCACCATAGTGGGTGTGAGGTGGCACCTCATTGTggctgtgatttgcatttccttaataactcataatgtggagcatcttttcatgtgcttattggccatttgtacatctttggAGAAAGATGTGcttaaatcctttgcccatttgaaATTAGGTTGTCTTTTGACTATTGAGTTCTAATACCTCTTTATATAATCTGGACattagacccttatcagatatataatttgtaaatattttctcttatttgggGGCtgactttttactttctttatagtGACTTTTGAAGTACAACACACTATTTTGCTTTGTCGCTtgtgttttaagaaatgtttttaaaaggggctcctgggtagctcagtcagttaagcatcctactcttggtttcagcttagaaaccacatggtttgtgaatttgagctctatttggagcctgcttgggattctctctccctctctcttcccctctcctgcttgctctctctctcaaaataaataaataaacttaaaaaaaaaggaatgtttttaaaaagtcttattttattaaaaaaaatttttttaatgtttttatttatttttgaaggagagagagagcatgagcaggggagggtcagagagagagggagacactgaatctgaagcaggttccaggctccgagctgtcagcacagagcccgatgcggggctcgaactcaccaatgatgagatcatgacctgagtcgaagtcggacacttaactgactgagccacccaggtgtccccaaaagtcttattttaaaaatagctttattgaggtatgattgatacataataaattttgtgtatttaaagtgtacaatttggtaaGCTTTGACATGTACATACATCATGAATAAAGCTCTGCAATCAAGATAGTGCCCCCAAAGTTTCTTTGTGTCACTTTGTCATCCCTCCTTCTTGTCCCTTCCTGCGCCACACCCcctcaatcctttttttttcattaaaaatttttaaaaatatttatttatttttgagagagacacagtgtgagcaggagaggggcagatggaatctgaagtgagctccaggctctgagctgtcagcacagagcccgacgtggggcttcaactcacaaaccacgagatcatgacctgagctgcagttggacgcttaacctactgagccacccaggcacccatacaCCCCCTCAATCCTTAGGTAACTACTCATTTCTTTGCTATCACTGTAAGttagtttgcatttcctagaactttatctaaatggaatcatacagtatatactcttttgttctggcttctttcatatagtatacttattttgagattcatccagatTGTatatgtatcaatagttcattcctttttttgcAAGTAGTATCCATTGTATGGGtgaaccacaatttgtttatctagTGACTTTGggtttgggttatttccacttgagggctattatgaacatttgtgCTCAAGTTTGTATGGATACATAATTTCATTTGTCTTGATTATCCAGAAAATATCTTAACTAGTAAATATCTGAGTAACAGTTTCATTTCTTGAGCATCTCCTATGgttaccaggctctgtgctaaatgcTTATTTACTCTTACAACTTAGGAAGTTTAGTATTATTGTCCTTcctttacaaaggagaaaaacaattcaGAAAGGTCAAGgcactggctcaggtcatgggctagGTCTTCCTGACTTGGAATTTGAACTCCGGTCTGGTGCATTGAAGGCCATGTCTGCTCTTCTCCGTCTCCTCAAAATACATATACTATCTCCCTTGACTTTTGAAATCTTAGACTCATTGAATCTTCAAACCACAgagtctattttgtttttatttttaacaggttttatgtttttttactttatttatttgttttgagagagagagagaaagaacgtgagcaggggaggggcagagagagagggaaaggatcccaagcaggctctgtgctgttagcacagagcctgatgtcgggctcaaagtcacaaactatgagatcatgacctgagctgaaaccaagagttgggcacttaactgactgagccacgcaggcaccccaaaccaCAAAGTCTTTAAAagctgttaaaattattttaaaaattactaatgtaaattttgaaacacataaaagacataaagattaataaaacaaatgtggtatGTGAGCCACAGATAGTAAGAAATAAAACCTTGCCAACACAGTTAAATCTCCCTTCTCAGGCCTTCCGCAGAGGCCCCCACTGTCCTGAATTTGAAATACATGGTTTGGACATCAGCATGACGGAAGAGCCGAGTGGTTAAAAACCTAGACTCCCCACTTCTTGGATGCATGATCTTGGGCAAGCACGTAGCCTCTCAAAAGCCTCTGAGTCCCTCCctataaatggaaataataaaataaaacaggcttCAAAGAGTCGCTGTAAAGATCAAATGAAACAAAGCATGTAAAACaattagcactgtgcctggcacaaaggaggACTTAGTAGTAAGTGGCAGTTAATGTTAGTCCCAGAGCCTTAGAAACATGGACTCAATTCATGAAATGCTCAAGTTAGGAGGCAGCAGGGGGATCACCGAGCCCACcgtttcctctccctttctgcacCCAGCTATCTATGGGGGAACAGGGGAGACAAAggcattttctctttcaaagtggTTTCCTGTCTAGGGAGTGAACATTTGCCTGTTTGTTGAAATATCCAAAGTGCCTTATGAATCCAAAGGTCTGCCCGGAAACAAGTGACGAGGGCCCTGAGCAACCAATGGAAGTATGCTGGCCTTTCCACCTGTCTGGGGAGCATCACCACCCCCTCATCCTGCCCTGTTAAAGGCAGCTTTGCCCAAGTGGGGGTATTTCCAGCTCTGTGGTTTTCACTTCCACTTTAACTAGTGGGCGGAGTGGCCTCCTGTGGACGAATCAGATTCCTCCTCAGCCCCGACTTCAAGAGGTGGGCCACGGGTTCAGGGTCCCAGACACCcaggaggcagcagcagcagcaggaggtgTGGTGGGGAAGACTAGAGGCCAGAACCATGGAAGACCAGCGCGACCTTATCTCCAACCATGAGCAGCTGCCCATTCTGGGCCAGCGCCCTGCAGCCCCGGAGAGGTATGTGTGAGCTTCGGGAGAGAGCACGCAAATCCCGGACCGCACAGACGTGCCCAGGTGCTGCGGGAGGAGCACTAGATGGGGAGCCGCAGGACGGCGAGATTCAGGCCCTGACTCTGGGTGATGTTGAGCAAGTCTCTGGCCTGCTCAggtcttctgttctctctcttgtACAATGAGGgggcttcttgagggcaggagttttatatttctttgcacGATACGCTTCTGAAAATCAGGAGAGAGCCCCGGATTCTCTCCCTAGAGTTTCAAACAATATCACAGGCTTCACAGACCTCGGGAAGCTGGACTGTGAATCCTAGGTTAGAAACTTTGGACGAGATTTGGAAAATGCTATGGATCCTAGATGGAGAAACAGAGTTTCGCAAAGAGGATGGTAGAAGCAGCTCATCACAGTGGGGTTTCTCTCTAATTCCCACGGACCAGTGTATGAGTTTGTATCAGGGAAGTATAGTCACAGGTGTTTGTTGAGTAGATGGACGCGTCCGCCATTACAGGAGGGATTGAGAGATGCTGGAAGGGGTCGGGGAAAGGCAAAGGGGGACTCTGGCTAAATTTGTAGAAGGCACTGAAGGTTGATGTGGGCATGCCCTGCCTGTGTCCCTCTCCTTGGTAGCAAGGGGCCAGAGCAGCCACCCAGAGGACCCCGggacccctctcccagccccaggaTTCTCTCATCCAGATGTTTCCTGAAAAAAAGCAGGGTTAGAATGCAGCTACCCtgttcagattctgggtctccctctctccctctctccctctctctctctctctctctctctctctctctctctctctctctccctctctccctctctccttctctctctctctctctccctctctccttctctctctctctctctctccccctctctccttctctctccctctctccctctctcttcctctctctccctctctctccctctctccctctctctccttctctttctctctccctctcgctccccCTCTCTGCGCCCCTTcccttctatctctctctcaaaaataaacattaaaaaaaaaaaaaagagtgcagtTACCCTGTGTCCCCATAGTCCCCAGTCTTCAAAAAGTAATTTGCAAATTGGGGGTCCTGGTTGGCTCAgacagtagagcatgtgactcttgatctcagggttgtgagttcgaaccccacattaggtgtagaggtgacttaaaaatagaatcttaaaaaagaaaaaggtaatttGCAAATTACAGGGATTTAGAGCTGTGATGTCAGCTGTTACCAGGCAGAAAGGGGTTTGGGAGAGACGCTCAGAGATGTCATGAGGAACTGCATTCTGCAAGACAGGTGACCAGGCAACAAATCACTgcttctctctgggtctcagtaaaaataaagacaatgatGATACTAGCCATGATAATAGTCCCCTTTCACTGTCTACCTGTTACCAGTCCTCAGTCACTGTTAGTAATTACTGTGATTAGTTATGTGCTAAACCCAATCCTAATTCTCAAAGTAACCCTAGAGTCGGGTACTTTTCTCATCcccacattatttatttatttatttacttatttattattaattaattaattaattttttaagtaggcgtcacacccagcacagagcccagtgcagggcttgaacttacaagcctgagatcaagacttgagctgagatcgagttggattcttaaccaactgagccacccaggcaccccatccccatttttacataagagaaaattgaggctttGTTAGTTAGCAACTTACCTAAGTTATCACAGCTAGTGAGTGttggagtcagaatttgaacccaggactaGCCTGATTTCAAAGTGTGAGCTCACAACCATCTGGCCCCCATCTGGAAGCATGATTTGCAGGGAGGGGAGATGGAGGCCCTCTGAGTTCAGGCCACCCAGTGAGTTGCAGACCCAGCATGGGCTCAGTGTACAGAGAGGGTGCCCCCTCCTCAAAACTTTGTCTGGTTTTCCTTTTAGTTTAGTTACTGCTTCTAAAACTGACCTGCCCTGTGTGCTCAGTCCTTTCCAGCCTTGAGCTGATCTCAGACCCTTTTGTGAGCACTTCTGCCTGGCAACATTTGTATCATGATTCCTGCTAGTTCTGGTTGGCTCCTGACTTCAGCTGgtaattattgtttatttaagaaGGAGGTAgtggaaaggaggaaatgaataTAGAGGGGACAAGAGTTGGCAGTTATTCAGAACCAGGGGACCGCATTCAAGAtgcaaaaagaggaaggaaaccaGATGCTAAGTTTTAACTCTTAACTCCTGAAAAAGTGTTCAGTGTTGTGTGCCTAGGTATGGAGCCAAGGGCTTAACCCTCAGGATCTTATTTTCTGTAACAACCCTTTGAGTAGCTGTTCCTATCTCAGGTTActcagaggggttaagtgacttgcccctGGTCCCTGAGCTAAGGGGGTGCAGAGCCAGGGCTCCATACCAGGCCTTATCTCCAATATGGCTGTGTAGATTCTTATGCTCATATGAGAAACTGACGTTCAGTTTCTCCTAAGACCGGAATTAGACTGGGTGTGGGGTTGCGGAAGGGGCGTGCGTGAGCCTGTAGGTAATGAGCTGGAGAGCTTGCGCCCAGACAAGACCCTGGCTTGCTGGCCACCCCTATTCCTTGAGAAGGCCTAGAAGtgggatttgttttcattttcccctccTGTCTGGTCTCCTCTTCCCCATGCAGGGTGTTTGCTTTGTCCTAACAGAACAACAATCTTTTGGTCTGGACCTTGGCCCAGAAAATGCAGAGGACTGGCAAGCAGAGAGCCAATGAGAATGAGCTCTGTTTGTGACGTCATGAGTTACTATGCAGAAGGGTCTCCTGGAGTTTCCTAAAGTGTCCTTGTTGGTTCCTGGAGTAAGCAGAATGCAGTCTCGTCCCGACAATTTCCACTGGGGTTCTAGTTAGTAGTCCCGCCTCTGGGGTGAGGTGGGAGAAAACAGGCCAGGAACTCTCAGGTTCCTGGCACAGGATCCTTACCTTCCCTAAACTGTACCACGTCCATGTGCCCTGACAAACCGTATCCAAGGCCAACAGCTCCAAGGGCTGAGATCTGGCTACTCCTCCCAGTAGGGCTATCCAGTTTAGGGAATGTGAGACACTCTCCCAGTTACACAGGTTCAGCGCCACACTCCCGCTGAAATCCCCCCTGGGTAGGTAtcatcatttgaaatattttctgtggTCACAGTCAGATCTTacttcaaagaagaaaactacCAGATCCTAGAATTGCTGAGGTGAGAGGTATCCATCCACACGACAGGCCCAAAGAACGGCAGAGATTTGCTCAAAGACACTGAGAGTCTGGGGCAGAGGATGTGCCCCCAGAGGGGGTGGTGCCTGGCCCTGTTCTAGTCTGACATCGTCCAGTGTCCCCAACCTGCCCCTGAAATGTCAAGGCCTCACTTCTCGTTTTTAGGTGGGCCACATACTCTGCTGTCCAGGtcccacttctttcctttttctctgatttcacCGCGGGGGTTCGGTAGGTGGGGGATGAAAACTGCCTTCCCCTGGAGGGCAGTCCTGATCCTCAGGAAATCCCCTGGTAGAAAGGACAAGGCGCTTGTCCCTGGCTCTTCCCCACTCATCCTAAGTCCAGGGGACAGATCTAGGATTTCTGCTTAGGAGGACCGTAGGAACAGTAATGGTTGGAAATATGGGGCTTGGGGAATGTTTTCAAGCTGCATGTCCGTTGGCACTTGTTTGTgcttaaagtgtgtgtgtgtgtgtgtgtgtgtgtgtgtgtgtgtgtctgtgtgtgtgtgtgtgttaggggtaGCTGAGGGGGTGGAGGGACTGATAGAAATGGGGCATCCCCCCACTCTGTCAGTCCTTGGGGCAGCCACCTCTGTGGACTCTCCTCTGACCTATCTCTCCATCCCCCCAACAGCAAGTGCAGCCGAGGAGCCCTGTACACAGGCTTTTCTGTCCTGGTGGCTCTGCTCCTGGCCGGCCAGGCCACCACTGCCTACTTCCTGTACCAGCAGCAGGGCCGGCTGGACAAGCTGACGGTCACCGCACAGAACCTGCAGCTGGAGAACCTGCGCATGAAGCTTCCCAAGCGTGCGTGCCCCGCCTCCATCctgacctcccccaccccacgtcCCTTGGCTTCAGAGACCCCATTCCGGCACCCGGCCGGGCCTGCCTTCTTCTCCCTCATCTGAGTACTCTCTTCCCTGGGCACTGGGGCCACCCACGCTCATACTGTATGTACCTCCTGTTCCCACAGCTGCCAAGCCTTTGAACAAGTTGCAGGTAGCCACCCCCATGCTGATGCAGACGATGCCCATGCAAGGCCTGCTCCAGGTGGTAAGGACGACCCCAGGACGGTGGAGCGGGGAGGTGTTATGTAGCCAGATGGAGGGCAGGTGCCAAGGGACAGGGGAGGACTGCTGAGCCAGGAAAAGCATGGCTAGGGGGAGCGGACTGCTGTGAGGGGTGGGACAGGGCCCACCCTAGGAAGAAGAGGGCtcccaggagtgggggaggaaagagCCTCTGGGGGCCATCCCTGGGGTGCTTACAAAGTGCTTCTCGTTTCCCAGAGCATCTCAGTCCCCTCCTTTCCCAAAGCTTTTGATGTCCTAGATGGGTGATGGTTTTGTTCATAAAACAATCTGTTGTCCCCAAAGCCCTGGACAGGAAAGCTTATGCAGATTTGACCAATAAGGACCTTGACGCAGGAAGGTAAAGTGAGCTGCTTGAGCTCTCATGCTTGGAGGTGGCAGAGATGGGCCTGTTCCTGTTGAGCACCTGGGCCTCTTACCCAGACTCCAGCTGCTGGCTCTGCTGCAGGGCGCCTCCTCTGTGGGCCAGTGCTGGTaaccccttttctttc from Panthera uncia isolate 11264 chromosome A1 unlocalized genomic scaffold, Puncia_PCG_1.0 HiC_scaffold_17, whole genome shotgun sequence carries:
- the CD74 gene encoding HLA class II histocompatibility antigen gamma chain isoform X2 encodes the protein MEDQRDLISNHEQLPILGQRPAAPESKCSRGALYTGFSVLVALLLAGQATTAYFLYQQQGRLDKLTVTAQNLQLENLRMKLPKPAKPLNKLQVATPMLMQTMPMQGLLQVPMQNATKYGNMTQDHVMHMLLEGDPLKVYPQLKGNFPENLKHLKNTMGTLDWKVFENWMYQWLLFEMSKNSLEKHPADIPLKEPVDVEDLSSGLGMTKPDLGQVVM